GGCAGCCGCAGCACCTCGAACTGGTCCGTACCGTCGATCAGCGCGCCGGACGGCCGAGCGGCCGGTTCGGAGGCGGAGGTGCCCGCCGCCGGAGCGGAGGTGGCCGCCGACGATCCGGCCCCCGCCACACCCGCTCCGACCAGCACCGGCTCCCGCTCCAACCCGGTCGGGGCGATGTCGCCCACGCCCTGGCCGCGCCGCTGTCGGCGCCGCTCCTTCCGGCCCTCGACCATCGTGTAGAGGGTCGGCACCAGCAGCAGCGTGAGCAGGGTGCTGCTGAGCAGACCACCGATCACGACCACGGCGAGCGGCTGGGAGATGAACCCGCCCTCGCCGGTCAGGCCGAGCGCCATCGGCAGCAGGGCGAAGATGGTCGCGATGGCGGTCATCAGGATCGGCCGCAACCGCCGCCGGGCCCCCTCGACCACCGCGTCCTGAACGCTCAGTCCCTGTTCCCGGTACTGGTTGATCAGGTCCAGCAGGACGATCGCGTTGGTCACCACGATGCCGACCAGCATCAGTGCCCCGATCAGCGCCGGCACGCCCAGCGGCGTACCGGTGACCAGCAGCAGGATGATCGTGCCGGTGGCCGCGAACGGGATCGAGACCAGCAGGATCAGCGGCTGGATCAGGCTCCGGAAGGTCGCCACCATGATCACGAAGACGATCGCGATCGCGGCGAGTACGGCAAGTCCCAGGTCAGCGAAGGCGTCGGCCTGGTCCGCGCTGACACCGCCGAGGGTGAAGGTCGCCCCCGGTACGTCCAGCGCGTCCAGCTTCTTGGTCAGCTCGGCGCTGGTGGCACCGAGGTTCGCACCGGTGGCCGTACCGGTGACGGTGACGCTGCGTTCGCCGTCGATCCGGGTCACCGAGACCGGACCGGCCACCTCGTTGACCGTGGCGAGGTCACCGAGCTTGACCGGGCCGACCGGGAGCGCCTTGAGCTGGTCCACCGTGGCCGGAGCGGCACCGAAGCGGAGCACCACGTCCTGCTGGTCGTTGTCGAAGGTGACCTGTCCGAGCGGGCTGCCCCGGAACGACTGCGCGACGAGCTGCCCGACGGCCGCCTCGGAGAGCCCGAACTGGGCCGCCTTGGCCCGGTCCACGGCCACGTCGATACGGGGCGCGCTGTCGGCCAGGCCGGACTCGATGTCCTCCACACCCGGGGTGTCGGCCATCGCCTGCCGCGCCTGCTCGGTCGCACGGGCCAGTACGTCGTTGTCGGACGCCTGCACGACCACCGCGACCTGGTTGGTCGACTGCCCGCCCCCGCCGAAGGTGATCTCACCGGCGTTGCTCAGCTTGTCGAACTCGGCCCGGAGGGTGTCCTTGAGCGGGCCGGCCTCGGTGCCCTCCTTCAGCGCGACGGAGAAGCTGGCGTTGGCCGCGCCGCCGCCGCCCTCCCACGGGTTGCTCCCGCCCCCGGCGGTCACCTGGTACGTCTCGATTCCGTCGTGCCGGGCCAGGATCCCCTCGATCTGCTTGGCCGCCGCGTCGGTGGTGGCCAGGCTGGTGCCGACCGGCATCTTCTGGCTGATGCTGATCGTGTCCTGGCCGGAGTCGTCCAGGAAGTTGGTCTTGAGCTGGGTGGCGAGGCCACCGGTCGCGAAGAGCACCACCAGCCCGATCAGCAGCGTCGCCACCCGGCGCTTGGTGGCGAACCCGATCAGCGGCAGGTACGCCCGCTGCAACGGGCTACGCAGTTCCTTCTCCTCGGCCGCCGCCCGGACCGCCGCCTCGCCCTCGCCACCGGCTGCCGGCTTGAGGAACCAGTACGCCAGCACCGGGATGACGGTCAGCGACACCAGCAGGGAGGCGAGCAGCGCCACCGTGACGGTGATCGCGAACGGGGCGAAGATCTGCCCGACGAAACCACCGACCAGCGCGATCGGTGCGAAGACCGCGACCGTGGTGAGGGTGGAGGCGGTCACCGCGCCGGAGACCTCACGGACACCGGTGATGATCGCGTCGCGCTTGTCCTCGCCGTACCCGAGGTGTCGTTTGATGTTCTCCAGCACGACGATCGAGTCGTCCACGACCCGGCCGACCGCGATGGTCAACGCGCCGAGGGTGAGCAGGTTGAGCGAGTAGTCGCCGATCCAGAGGGCGATCAGCGCGACCAGCACGGAGAGCGGGATGGAAACCGCGGTGACCAGGGTCGACCGAACCGACAGCAGGAACACCAGGATGACCAGGACCGCCATCACCAGGCCGAGCAGGCCCTCGGTGGTCAGGCTCTCGATCGACTTCTCCACGTACGGCGCCTGATCGAAGACCACCGCCATCTCGGAGCCGGACGCCTTGCCGAGGTCGGCGAGCTTCTCCCGGATCTCGTGCGAGATCTGCACCGCGTTGCCGTCCGGCGACGCGGTGACCTGGATGCCGAGGCTCTCCTTGCCGTTGGTCCGGGTGAACGCGGTCGCCGGGGCGACCTGCTGCTCGACGGTGGCGATGTCGCCGAGCTTGGCCGGGGCGGCACCGGGGTTGGTCGGGCTGACGAAGATGCCGCGCAGTTCCTCGATGGTGGCGATCCGGGAGCCGATCTGGACCGTACGCGCCTGGGCGCCCTCGACCAGGGTGCCGGCCGGGATGGCGACCCCGTTGGCCTTGAGAGCGGTGCCGATGGCGGTCGGCGCGATGCCGGTCGCGGCGAGCTTGGCCGGGTCGGGAGTGATCACGACCTGCTGCTCGGGGGCACCGGTGACCTCGACCGTGCGTACCCCGTCGATGCCCTCGAGTTCGGGTACGACCGTGGTCCGTAGCCGCTCGACCAGGGCCTGCTTGTCCCCGTTACCGCTGGCGGCGAGCACCACCGCCGGCAGGTCGTCGGTGCTGCCGGCGAAGACCAGCGGGTCGACGCCCTCGGGCAGCTGGGTGCTGATCCGGTTGAGCGCCGTCTCCATCTTGTTGACGACACTGTCGAGGTCGATGCCGAACTCGTACTCGACCTGGACGGTTGCCGCGCCTTCCCGGGAGGTCGAGGAGACCTTGGTCAGGCCGGCGATTCCCTGGATGCTGTTCTCGATCGGCTCGGCGACCTGCGCCTCGACGATCTCGGGCGAGGCGCCCGGGTAGCTGGCAACGATGAAGGCCGCCGGGAACTCCAGCGACGGTAGGAGTTGCTGCTTCAGCGAGGGGACGGCGAACAGCCCGAAGCCCGTGATCACCACCGCGATGAGGGCGACCAGCCCTCGGTTGGCGAGACTGAGTCTGGCAAACAACGACATGGGCGAGCTCTCCTGGGGAAAGTCAGGGCGCGACACGAATATTTTGCCTGATACGAACAATTAGCCTGAGGTCGGGGGTGCCTGCTAACGTCCGGTGGCCAGTGGCAACGACCTCGGTCACCGCCACCACCGCGACGACAGGGAGGCGGGCGAAGCGTTGACCGACCGGGCCCGACTCATGGCGGCCATCATGGATGGTCAACGTCGGATGCAACATCTGCTCGCCTCGGAGCGCTCCGATCCACTCCTCTCGCTCCACCTGACCCTGCCGCAGCTGAAAATACTGCTGCTGCTCTCGTCGCGCGGCAGCGCGTCCGGCCGGGAACTCTCCGACACCGTCGGGGTCAGCCTCGCGACCATGACCGGCATCGTGGACCGCCTGGTCGGACAGGATCTCGTCGTACGGGGTGAGGACCCGCGTGACCGTCGAGTTCGCCGGGTCGAACTGAGTCCGGCCGGCCGCACCCTCATGGAGGGCATCGTCACGGCCGGGAACGCGCGGATGCAAAGCATCCTCAGCCGGCTCTCAGTAGACGAACTGGCAATCGTCGAACGGGCTACCGCCCTGATAGCGGCCGCCGCCGAGGACGAACGCGACGCCGAGCGGTAACCCGGCGAGCACCGACCGGTCAGGCCAGGTCGAGCGCGCGGGCGGCGGCGATCACGTCGTTGCGGATCGTGATCGGCGAGGGGGCGGTGGAGATCGCCCACTCCGGATCCTTCAGGCCGTGCCCGGTGACCGTGCACACGATCGTCGAGCCGGCCGGCACCGTACCCGCCTCGGCCTGCTGGAGCAGGCCCGCCACGCTCGCCGCGCTGCCCAACTCCACGAAGGCGCCGACCTCACGGGCGAGCAGCCGGTACGCCGAGAGGATCTCCCGGTCGGTCACCGCCGCGATCAGCCCACCCGAGGCGTCCCGCGCGTCCAACGCCCCGGTCCAGCTCGCCGGGTTGCCGATCCGGATCGCGGTGGCGATGGTGGACGGCTCCCGTACCGCCTCGCCGTGCACGATCGGCGCGGCGCCGGCCGCCTGGAAGCCGTACATCTTCGGGTGTCGGGTGGCGTTGCCGGCCGCCACGTCCTCCCGGTAGCCCAGCCAGTACGCGGTGATGTTGCCGGCGTTGCCGACCGGCAGGCAGTGGATGTCCGGGGCGTCACCGAGCGCCTCGACGATCTCGAACGCGGCGGTCTTCTGGCCGTGCACCCGGTCCGGGTTGACCGAGTTGACCAACGCCACCGGATAGTCCTGGGAGAGCTTGGAGGCGAGTGCCAGGCAGTCGTCGAAGTTCCCCTCGACCTGCAACAGCTTCGCCCCGTGCACCAGCGCCTGGGCCAGCTTGCCCAGCGTGATCTTGCCCTGGGGCACCAGCACCGCGCAGCTCAGTCCGCCCCGGGCCGCGTACGCGGCAGCCGAGGCGCTGGTGTTGCCGGTGGAGGCGCAGATGATGGCCTTGTTGCCGACCTCGACCGCGCGGGAGACCGCCACGGTCATCCCCCGGTCCTTGAACGAACCGGTCGGGTTGGCGCCTTCCACCTTCAGGTAGACGTCACAGCCGGTACGGGCGGAGAGCACCGGCGCGGGCAGCAGCGGGGTGTTCCCCTCGTGCAGCGTGACGACCGGCGTGGCGTCGGTGACCGGCAACCGGTCCCGATAGGTCTCGATCAAACCCCGCCACATGTCGCTCTCCTCGTCGAGGTGCTGCCGCCGCACGGGACGGACACCGGGTGAAGGTGGGTCAAGCGTGACCCAGGGTGCCGGTCCTCGCGCCCGCGCGCCCATCGTTACCCACCTGGCGGGACACCGACTCAGACACCGCCCTCGACCCGCAGCACGCTGGCGATCGAGCGGACGATGTCGAGTCCACGCAGTTCCTCGACGGTCGCGGCGAGCGCGGCGTCCGGCGCGGCGTGGGTGACGATGACCAGGATCGCGTCGACGCCCCGGGCCGCCGGGGTCGCGCCACCGGAGCTCGACGCCGACGCCTGGCGGACGGTGGCGATCGACACCTCGTGCCGGGCGAAGACCCCGGCCACGGTGGCGAGCACACCGGCGCGGTCGGCCACGTCGAGACTGATGTGGTAGCGGGTGACCGCCTCCCCCATCGGCCGGATCGGCAGCGCCGCGTACGAGGACTCGCTCGGTGTCCGTACGCCGGCCAGCCGGTTGCGGGAGACCGCGACCACGTCGCCGAGGACGGCGCTCGCGGTGGGCGACCCGCCCGCTCCCCGGCCGTAGAACATGAGCTGCCCGGCGGCGGCCGCCTCCACGAACACGGCGTTGAAGGCGTCCCCGACGCTGGCCAGCGGGTGGCTGCGCGGGATCATCGCCGGGTAGACCCGGACGCTGATCGACTCGGTGCCGGTGGAGTCCGGGCCGCGCGAGGCGATGCAGAGCAGCTTGATCGTGCAGCCCATGGCCTTGGCGCTGGCCACGTCGGCGGCGGTGACCTCGGTGATCCCCTCGCGGTAGACGTCGGCGGCGCTGACCCGGGTGTGGAAGGCCAGCGAGGCGAGGATGGCGGCCTTGGCGGCGGCGTCGAACCCCTCGACGTCGGCGGTCGGATCCGCCTCGGCGTATCCCAGCTCGGTCGCCTCGTCGAGCGCCTCGGCGAAGCCCGCCCCGGTGGCGTCCATGGCGGAGAGAATGAAGTTCGTCGTCCCGTTGACGATGCCGGTGACCCGGGTGATCGTGTCCCCCTGCAACGACTCACGCAGCGGGCGCAGCAGCGGGATCGCGCCCGCGACGGAGGCCTCGTAGTAGAGGTCCGCGCCGCTCTCCGCGGCGGCGTCGTGCAGGGTGCCGCCGTCCTCGGCGAGCAGGGCCTTGTTCGCGGTCACCACGCTCTTGCCGGCCCGCAGCGCCTCGACCAGCCAGGTACGGGCCGGCTCGATGCCGCCGACCATCTCCACCACCACGTCGACGTCGTCGCGCTTGATCAGGCCGAGCGCGTCGGTGGTGAAGACCCCCGGGTCGACCGGGAGCCCGCCCCGGTCCCGCCCCTGCCGGCGGACCGCGATGCCGGCGATCTCCAACGGTGCGCCGATGCGGGCGGCCAGGTCGGCCGCCTGCTCATGCAGTAGCCGCACCACCTCGGCGCCGACCGTGCCACAACCGAGCAGCGCCAAGCGGAGAGGTCTTGTCATCCCACATCCAATGCCAGCAGATCGTCTTCGGTCTCCCGCCGGACGATCACGCGTGCCTCGTCGCCGCGGACCGCCACCACCGGGGGCCTCGGGACATGGTTGTAGTTGCTGGCCATGCTCCGGCAGTAGGCACCCGTGCCGGGCACGGCGAGAAGATCTCCGGGCTGTACGTCGGCGGGCAAGAATTCATCCTTCACCACCACATCCCCGGACTCGCAATGCTTTCCCACCACACGGGCGAGAATCGGCTCGGCGTCCGAGGCCCGGTTGGCCAGGGTGGCGGAGTACGAGGCGCCGTAGAGCGCGGTACGGATGTTGTCGCTCATCCCACCGTCGACGCTGACGTAGGTCCGCAGGCCATCGACGTCCTTGACGGTGCCGACCTCGTAGACGGTGAACACCGCCGGCCCGATGATCGCCCGGCCGGGCTCGAAGCTCAGGTGCGGCTTGGCCAGTCGCAGCCCCTCACACTCACCCTCGACGATCTTGTGGATCCGCTTCGACAGCTCGTGTGGGGTGGACGGGTCGTCCTGGGTCGTGTACGCGATGCCGAAGCCGCCGCCGAGGTCCAGCTCGGGCAGTTCGACGCCGCGGGCGTCACGGATCTGCGCCTGGAGGGCGAGCACCCGCCGGGCCGAGACCTCGAACCCGCTGGTGTCGAAGATCTGCGACCCGATGTGCGAGTGCAGCCCGCGCAGCTCCAGCACGTTGTCGTCGAGGATCCGGAACGCGGCGGCGGCGGCCGCCCCGCCGGCCAGCGAGAAGCCGAACTTCTGGTCCTCGTGCGAGGTGGCGATGAACTCGTGCGTGTGCGCCTCGACCCCGACGGTCACCCGGATCAGCACCCGGGGCCGGACCCCACGCTCCCGGGCCAGCTCGGTCAGGCGGTCGATCTCGTCGAACGAGTCGACGATGATCCGGCCCACCCCGGCGTCCAGCGCCCGGGTCAGCTCCGCCACCGACTTGTTGTTGCCGTGGAAACCGATCCGCTCGGCCGGCATGTCGGCGGCGAGCGCCACCGCCAGCTCACCGCCGGAGCAGACGTCGAGGTGCAGCCCCTCCTCGGCGATGATCCGTACCACCGCCTTGCAGAGGAACGCCTTGCCGGCGTAGTAGACGTCCTCGTCAGCGAAGGCGGCGCGGAAGTCCCGGCAGCGCGACCGCAGGTCGTCCTCGTCGAGCACGAAGAGCGGCGTACCGAACATCTTGGTAAGCACGCCGATCCGCAGGTTGCCGACGGTCAACTCACCGTCTTCGTCGCGGGTCACGGTCCGCGGCCACAGTTGCGGCAGGAGGGCGTTCACGTCCTCGGGCGTACGCAGCCAGGCGGGTCCCCGGTTGCCGAGGTCGCCGTGCAGCGCCCCCGCCTCGTGAGCACGCATTTCCGTTACATCCTCTCCGGGGCCGAGACCCCGAGCAGTTCCAACCCGTTGGCGATCACCGTGCGGGTGGCGTCGTTGAGCCAGAGGCGGGCCCGGTGCAGGTCGGTGATCTCCTCGTCGCCCTGCGGCAGGACCCGGCAGTTGTCGTAGAACCGGTGGTAGGAGAGCGCCACCTTCTCCTCAAGGAAATGCGCCAGCTTGTGTGGTTCACGCAACGCGGCGGCATTGGCCACCACGGCCGGATACTCGGCGAGCGCCTTGAGTAGTTCGTTCTCCTTGTCGTGGTCGAGCAGCTCGGGGCGGAACGCGTCGGCGTCGCCCCGGGTCAGTCCGACCTCGGCGGCCTGCCGGCTGACACCGGCGGTCCGGGCGCCGACGTACTGGACGTAGTAGAGCGGGTTGTCGCTCTTGGCCCGGGTCCAGAGTTCGACGTCGATGTCGATCGGCGAGTCGCTGGAGTAGCGGGCCAGGGCGTACCGGGCGGCGTCCACTCCGATCGCCTCGACCAGGTCCTCCAGCGTAACCACGGTGCCGGCCCGCTTGGACATCCGGACCGGCTGGCCGTCGCGGACCAGGTTGACCAGCTGCCCGATCAGGATCTCCAGGTTCTGGTCCGGGTCGTCGCCGAAGCAGGCCGACATGGCCTTCATCCGCCCGATGTAGCCGTGGTGGTCGGCGCCGAGCATGATCACGACCCGGCCGAAGCCCCGCTCCCGCTTGTCGAGGTAGTAGGCGCAGTCGGCGGCGAAGTAGGTCCACTCGCCGTTCGACTTGCGCAGCACCCGGTCCTTGTCGTCACCGAAGTCGGTGGTCCGCAGCCAGGTGGCGCCGTCCAGCTCGTACGTCCGGCCCTGCTCGGTCAACCGGGCCAGCGCGAGGTCCAGCTCACCCCGGTCGTGCAGGTCCTTCTCGTTGAAGTAGACGTCGAACCGGACCCCGAACTGGTCGAGCGAGGAGCGGATCTCGTCGAACATCAGCGCGACGCCCTCGACCCGGAAGACCTCCTGGGCGGCCGCGTCCGGCCGGTCGAGCACGTCCGGGTGCAGCGCCCGGACCGCGTCGGCGATCTCGGCGATGTACGCCCCGCCGTAGCCGTCCTCGGGGGCCGGTTCACCCTTCGCCGCGGCGAGCAGCGAACGGGCGAACCGGTCGATCTGCGAGCCGGCGTCGTTGAAGTAGTACTCCGTGGTCACGTCGGCACCGGTGGCCCGGAGCAGGCGGCTGAGCGCGTCGCCGACCGCCGCCCACCGGACCCCGCCGATGTGCACCGGCCCGGTCGGGTTCGCCGAGACGAACTCGAGGTTGATCCGCTCACCGGCGAGGGCGTCGCTACGTCCGTACTCCCGGCCGGCCTGGACCACGACGCGGGCCAGCTGCCCGGCGGCGGCCGCGTCGAGACGGATGTTGAGGAAGCCGGGTCCGGCGATCTCGACCGATTTGATGCCGACCGCACGGGTCAGCTCGTCGGCGAGGCCCGCCGCCAACTCACGCGGCGGCACCCCGACCCGCTTGGCCAGTTGCAGTGCGAGCGTCGAGGCGTAGTCGCCGTGCTCAGGATTGCGGGGTCGCTCCAGGGTCACCGACTCCGGCAGTACGGAGGGGTCGAGCCCACGGGAGATGAAGACCGCCTGGGCGGCGGTACGGACGACCTCGGCGAGATTGGCGGGAGTCACCGAAACATGTTACCGGGGGTAGACTCAGTCACTCGGCGGACACCCTGCGCCTTTGTGACCCGCCACCCCCTGACCGACCGACCTGACGAGGCACCATGAGCATCAGCACCCAGGGTGGCGATCAAAGCCGTCCGTCCGTGGTCAGCACCGGTAAGAAGCCGGCGGCCGGTGGGAAGCCGGCAGCGGGTGGCAAGCCAGCGGCCGGGAACTCCGGTGGCGCTCGCCCCGGCGGAGGAGGTCGGGGCGCGGGTGGCGGCGGCAAGGGCCCGCGTAAGCCGATCGCCCCGGTCAAGGTCAGCCAGGGCCGCAACTGGGGCCCGATCGCCCTCTTCGTCGCCGTCGGCGTGCTCGCCGTCGGGATCATCGGCTGGGGTGCCTTCGCCGTGTTCCAGGGTGCCAAGCCCTGGGCGGAGCAGGCGGCCGGCATCGACGGGATCAAGAACTACCGGGAGTCGTCCGACAAGTCCCTGACCGCCTCGGAACACGCGTGGGGTCCGCTGACCTACTCGCTCACCCCGCCGGTCGGCGGCAAGCACAACTTCAACTGGCAGAACTGCATGGGCGACGTCTACGACGCCCCGATCGCCAACGAGCACGCGGTGCACAGCATGGAGCACGGCGCGGTCTGGGTCGCGTACCGCAGCGGCCTTCCCGCCGACCAGGTCTCGAAGCTGGCCGAGAAGGTGCGCGGCAACGAGTACATGCTGATGAGCCCGATCGACAACCTGGACAAGCCGATCTCGCTCCAGGCGTGGGGCTACCAGCTCAAGGTCGACAACGCGGACGACGGCCGGATCGACACCTTCATCCGGGCGCTGCGCACCAACGCCACGATCGAGCCGAACGCGACCTGCTCCGGCGGTATCACCGCGACCGGCACCACCCCGCGTGACCTCGGCAAGGACGGCGCGCAGCAGTAGTTAGGAACCCGATGGGCGCATCAACCCGCTCCGACGCGCCGGCTCAGGCCGGCGCGTCGGGCGCCGGGGTCCCGGACCCCGAGGAGTTCGAGTACGACGGCGTCGAGGGCGGTGACGACAACGTCGACGACCCGGGCGACGACCCGGGCGACGACTCGGCCGTCGGCGAGGGCCGCCGCCGGTTCAGTACCGGTTGGGTGACGATCGCGCTCGTGGTGGGCCTGGCCCTCGGCGTCGCGGTTGGGCTGCTCATCCCGGGCCTGACCCGGCCGGGAGAGACCTCGGTCGAGGCCGGGTTCGCCCGGGACATGTCGACCCACCACGCCCAGGCTGTCGAGATGTCCCTGCTCGCCCACGAGAAGGCCACCGACCCGGACGTACGGACCCTGGGCGCGGACATCGCGCTCACCCAGCAGGGCCAGATCGGCACCATGCAGACCTGGCTGCGGAACTGGCACCTGACGCCGACCGGTTCCCAGCCCCGGATGGCCTGGATGCCCGATGGCGGTGGCACGATCCGCGACGGCCTGATGCCGGGAATGGCCACCGACGCCGAGCGGGCGCAGCTGCGCGCAGCCACCGGCCGGGACTTCGACGTCATGTTCCTCCGGCTGATGCTCAACCACCACCTCGGCGGCATCCACATGGCCGAGGCGGCGCTGGAGCTCTCCGACGACGAGCAGGTGCAGGCCCTCGCCGAGACCATGGTCGCCGGACAAAAGAAGGAAATCGCCGCGATTCAGGCACTGCTCGACAAACTAGGCGCCAAGTAGTCCCTTCTGGCCCGATACGCGGCGTTATGCCCGACTGTGCACTTTAGGGAGTTTTCTCCGCAGATATCGTGACCAGTCATGATCCGGGCTCGTTGCCCCAGACGTGGGGGTTGTTCTTAAAGACGCGCGACGTTCCGTCACCAGCTGGTGCCGGCGGCACACCATCGGCGGCGACGGCGCGGTGGCCGCTCGCCGGGGGCAGCGGTCAGGCCCGGCAGAGGCACTCAGCCGCGATCAGGAACTCGAGCTGATCGACGCGCTACGGGGCCGGTACCCGGACCAGTTCGGGCTCGACGATCCGCTCTGGACCCGGCAGAGCGTCACCGCCCTGATCGAGCGCCAGTTCGGGCTCACCATCGATCCCGGCATCGTCGGCGAATACCTGCATGCCTGGGGACTCGGACCACGGGAGCCCACCGACCGCGCCTGCGGCCTCTGCGTCGACGCGGTACGGATCTGGGTGCGCCAGGAGTACCCGGCGATCGTCCGCTCCGCCCAGGAGCACCGCGCCGAACTCTGCTGGCTCGGGCGTACCCGGCTGCACGGGGTGGCGCCGGCGGCGGACGTGATCTCGGCGATGTCCCAGCGGGGGCGGGTCAAATTCATGATCACGACACCGACGGTGGACCCGCCACTGCCCCGGGACTTCCTGCTCCGGCTGAGCGGGGCGGACGGACGGTTGGTGCACGTGGTGGTGGACGGGTCCTGGGGACGGGGCGAGTGGCCACGACGGCTTCCGCCGCGCATCGCGCCGTACGCGTTGCCTTCGTGTGGGCGTTCCTGATCCAGGTGGGGTTGGGGGCGGCGTACCCCACTCTGGGCGGTCAGGCCTGATCCCGTCGTGGGGCACGCCGCCCCCAACCGGACACGCTGTTCACGTCCGACGGATACCGATTCGGTGCTCGGGGCGGGTGTTTGCTACTCTTTCCCGGTCGCTGAGCCCCCGTAGCTCAGGGGATAGAGCACCGCCCTCCGGAGGCGGGGGCGCAGGTTCGAATCCTGCCGGGGGCACCAGGCAAGATCAGCACAAGAGGCCGCCGACCAGGGCAAACCTGGACAGCGGCCTTCTTCATGTGTCGGACTGTGTCCGGTGATCTACGGCCCTCAGCGGCCAGCCACGGCAAATACACGGCCAAGTTCTCGCGCCTTCCATGCCCGGTACCGCTCCAGTCCGCCGCCACTATCAAGCCTTGGTCGCCGGACTGGACATCACCGCCGATGCCGCTGGCCTGACGCTGTTCGCGACGGTGCGGCGCGCTGACGAGCCGGGGTGATCCCCGCAGTCGGCTTCGGGTTCGTCGCCGACGCAGCCTCGATCGTCAGTCGAGGCCTTCGATGATGCGGAAGTCGCGCTCGACGCCGTCAGCAAGTGCGGCCAGCGCCTCCTGGTAGGCCGCACTCGCATGTGCGGCGACCGCCTGTTCGAAGCTGTCGAACTCGATCAGGACGGTGCGCTCGGCGATTCCGGCGTCGTGTGCGACGACCCGGCTGCCGCGGGCGAGCAGCCGCCCGCCCGCGGCCTCGACGGCTGGACCAGCCAGCTTGTTGTAGGCAGCCAGCTTCTCGGGGTCCGCAATGGTGCGGTAGGCGCTGACCCAATAGCCCTTGGCCACGGTACCTCCTGTGTTCGGAATTGATGCTCAGAAGCATGCTCAGATCCATGGCCGGCGCGCTGTGGGTCAGCGAGCCGACGGAGACGGCGTCGAAGTCGGACGGCTTCGATCCTCAGCTTCCGGTTCGACTCGACCGGCCCAGGCCCGGCACACCGACTGGGGCTGTGATCGGATTGGTCTCGGGTGAGCGTCGGCGGGCGAGGGCGAGGCTGGCCATCGTCGTGATCGCCATCGCGGCGACGCCGACCAGCGCCGCGGTCGTGTAGGCGTCGTCGTTCGGGAAGAGGCGGCCCGTGGCGGTGCCGGCGGCCAGGACCAGACCGCCGATGGCGCTGCCCAGGGAGTACCCGACGCTGCGGACGACGTAGTTGAAGCTCATGGCGCTCGACGTCTCGCTCCTGGGGGTGACGGCCAGGATGACGCCGGGCATGGCGGCCGAGAAGCTGCCGACGCCGAAGCCCAGCACGCCCATGGCCGCGAGCAGTTCGGCCAGGTTGGACCGGGCGGTGGCGAACAGGACGAACCCGCCGCCGACGATGGCGGCG
The Micromonospora pisi DNA segment above includes these coding regions:
- a CDS encoding efflux RND transporter permease subunit — translated: MSLFARLSLANRGLVALIAVVITGFGLFAVPSLKQQLLPSLEFPAAFIVASYPGASPEIVEAQVAEPIENSIQGIAGLTKVSSTSREGAATVQVEYEFGIDLDSVVNKMETALNRISTQLPEGVDPLVFAGSTDDLPAVVLAASGNGDKQALVERLRTTVVPELEGIDGVRTVEVTGAPEQQVVITPDPAKLAATGIAPTAIGTALKANGVAIPAGTLVEGAQARTVQIGSRIATIEELRGIFVSPTNPGAAPAKLGDIATVEQQVAPATAFTRTNGKESLGIQVTASPDGNAVQISHEIREKLADLGKASGSEMAVVFDQAPYVEKSIESLTTEGLLGLVMAVLVILVFLLSVRSTLVTAVSIPLSVLVALIALWIGDYSLNLLTLGALTIAVGRVVDDSIVVLENIKRHLGYGEDKRDAIITGVREVSGAVTASTLTTVAVFAPIALVGGFVGQIFAPFAITVTVALLASLLVSLTVIPVLAYWFLKPAAGGEGEAAVRAAAEEKELRSPLQRAYLPLIGFATKRRVATLLIGLVVLFATGGLATQLKTNFLDDSGQDTISISQKMPVGTSLATTDAAAKQIEGILARHDGIETYQVTAGGGSNPWEGGGGAANASFSVALKEGTEAGPLKDTLRAEFDKLSNAGEITFGGGGQSTNQVAVVVQASDNDVLARATEQARQAMADTPGVEDIESGLADSAPRIDVAVDRAKAAQFGLSEAAVGQLVAQSFRGSPLGQVTFDNDQQDVVLRFGAAPATVDQLKALPVGPVKLGDLATVNEVAGPVSVTRIDGERSVTVTGTATGANLGATSAELTKKLDALDVPGATFTLGGVSADQADAFADLGLAVLAAIAIVFVIMVATFRSLIQPLILLVSIPFAATGTIILLLVTGTPLGVPALIGALMLVGIVVTNAIVLLDLINQYREQGLSVQDAVVEGARRRLRPILMTAIATIFALLPMALGLTGEGGFISQPLAVVVIGGLLSSTLLTLLLVPTLYTMVEGRKERRRQRRGQGVGDIAPTGLEREPVLVGAGVAGAGSSAATSAPAAGTSASEPAARPSGALIDGTDQFEVLRLPRTKRSPLPPTE
- a CDS encoding MarR family transcriptional regulator, with product MASGNDLGHRHHRDDREAGEALTDRARLMAAIMDGQRRMQHLLASERSDPLLSLHLTLPQLKILLLLSSRGSASGRELSDTVGVSLATMTGIVDRLVGQDLVVRGEDPRDRRVRRVELSPAGRTLMEGIVTAGNARMQSILSRLSVDELAIVERATALIAAAAEDERDAER
- the thrC gene encoding threonine synthase, translated to MWRGLIETYRDRLPVTDATPVVTLHEGNTPLLPAPVLSARTGCDVYLKVEGANPTGSFKDRGMTVAVSRAVEVGNKAIICASTGNTSASAAAYAARGGLSCAVLVPQGKITLGKLAQALVHGAKLLQVEGNFDDCLALASKLSQDYPVALVNSVNPDRVHGQKTAAFEIVEALGDAPDIHCLPVGNAGNITAYWLGYREDVAAGNATRHPKMYGFQAAGAAPIVHGEAVREPSTIATAIRIGNPASWTGALDARDASGGLIAAVTDREILSAYRLLAREVGAFVELGSAASVAGLLQQAEAGTVPAGSTIVCTVTGHGLKDPEWAISTAPSPITIRNDVIAAARALDLA
- a CDS encoding homoserine dehydrogenase; translated protein: MTRPLRLALLGCGTVGAEVVRLLHEQAADLAARIGAPLEIAGIAVRRQGRDRGGLPVDPGVFTTDALGLIKRDDVDVVVEMVGGIEPARTWLVEALRAGKSVVTANKALLAEDGGTLHDAAAESGADLYYEASVAGAIPLLRPLRESLQGDTITRVTGIVNGTTNFILSAMDATGAGFAEALDEATELGYAEADPTADVEGFDAAAKAAILASLAFHTRVSAADVYREGITEVTAADVASAKAMGCTIKLLCIASRGPDSTGTESISVRVYPAMIPRSHPLASVGDAFNAVFVEAAAAGQLMFYGRGAGGSPTASAVLGDVVAVSRNRLAGVRTPSESSYAALPIRPMGEAVTRYHISLDVADRAGVLATVAGVFARHEVSIATVRQASASSSGGATPAARGVDAILVIVTHAAPDAALAATVEELRGLDIVRSIASVLRVEGGV
- the lysA gene encoding diaminopimelate decarboxylase; translation: MRAHEAGALHGDLGNRGPAWLRTPEDVNALLPQLWPRTVTRDEDGELTVGNLRIGVLTKMFGTPLFVLDEDDLRSRCRDFRAAFADEDVYYAGKAFLCKAVVRIIAEEGLHLDVCSGGELAVALAADMPAERIGFHGNNKSVAELTRALDAGVGRIIVDSFDEIDRLTELARERGVRPRVLIRVTVGVEAHTHEFIATSHEDQKFGFSLAGGAAAAAAFRILDDNVLELRGLHSHIGSQIFDTSGFEVSARRVLALQAQIRDARGVELPELDLGGGFGIAYTTQDDPSTPHELSKRIHKIVEGECEGLRLAKPHLSFEPGRAIIGPAVFTVYEVGTVKDVDGLRTYVSVDGGMSDNIRTALYGASYSATLANRASDAEPILARVVGKHCESGDVVVKDEFLPADVQPGDLLAVPGTGAYCRSMASNYNHVPRPPVVAVRGDEARVIVRRETEDDLLALDVG